Proteins found in one Hyalangium gracile genomic segment:
- the alaS gene encoding alanine--tRNA ligase codes for MPSAMTAAQIREAFLQFFEERGHRRIASSSLVPQNDPTLLFTNAGMVQFKDVFTGREKRDYSRATTSQKCVRAGGKHNDLDNVGYTARHHTFFEMLGNFSFGDYFKADAIAYGWEFVTRTLGLDTQRLAVTVFNGEGGIPWDEEAFELWAKQGVPRDRIYKLGLKDNFWAMGDTGPCGPCSEIHYHQGDDIPCAEVSAGRKCQGVACDCDRWLEIWNLVFMQFERKEKDAPLIPLPKPSIDTGAGLERMASVVQGKRSNYDTDLFQDILAKVSELVGKPYTQEGGASMRVIADHSRAAAFLISDGVQPSNEGRGYVLRRIMRRAIRHGSLLGLEEMFFFKVVDRVIELMGGAFPELRESRTFTLEVCRHEEESFRRTLNRGLKMIDEEISKLKESGGKVLSGEVTFFLHDTHGFPWDLTQIIARERGFDVDVEKYKEIMTGRESGGDKPIGPGAAVGAVYLKLIEKLGATEFLGYEGEGHEGEGSVRAIIKDGQEVPQASAGEKVELVLDRTPFYGESGGQIGDTGRIVGHGGKAEAQVLDATRPVQGLIVHQVEVKQGSFKVGDMVQAGVDNERRKAIRANHSATHLMHKALKMVLGEHVKQAGSVVAPDYLRFDYSHFAVPTPEQLDQVEDLVNGWIRENAESQTRIMKLDEAKKSGAVAMFGEKYGETVRVVTVHPQSTELCGGTHVRRSGDIGLFKIVSESGIASGVRRVTAVTGIGALQYLRETERELRKAADALKTTPKELVKRVEATQKRVKELEKKVEEVAVKAQSASSKDLLDQAREVNGIKVLATRVDPADDKAYRGLADQLRDRIRSGVIAIGGEKDGKALILVAATKDLVAKGFSAGDFVREMAKEVGGKGGGKPDMAQAGGPDASKLPAALDKLYELVKGRA; via the coding sequence ATGCCTTCCGCCATGACCGCCGCCCAGATTCGCGAGGCGTTCCTCCAGTTCTTCGAGGAGCGCGGCCACCGCCGCATCGCCTCCTCCTCTCTCGTTCCCCAGAACGACCCGACCCTGCTCTTCACCAACGCCGGCATGGTCCAGTTCAAGGACGTCTTCACCGGCCGCGAGAAGCGCGACTACAGCCGCGCCACCACCTCCCAGAAGTGCGTGCGCGCCGGCGGCAAGCACAACGATCTCGACAACGTGGGCTACACCGCCCGCCACCACACGTTCTTCGAGATGCTGGGCAACTTCTCCTTCGGCGACTACTTCAAGGCCGACGCCATCGCGTACGGCTGGGAGTTCGTCACCAGGACGCTGGGGCTGGACACGCAGCGGCTGGCCGTCACCGTGTTCAACGGCGAGGGCGGCATCCCCTGGGACGAGGAGGCCTTCGAGCTGTGGGCGAAGCAGGGCGTGCCCCGCGACCGCATCTACAAGCTGGGCCTGAAGGACAACTTCTGGGCCATGGGCGACACCGGCCCGTGCGGCCCGTGCTCGGAGATCCACTACCATCAGGGCGATGACATCCCCTGCGCCGAGGTGTCTGCGGGCCGCAAGTGCCAGGGCGTGGCGTGCGACTGCGACCGGTGGCTGGAGATCTGGAACCTGGTGTTCATGCAGTTCGAGCGCAAGGAGAAGGACGCGCCGCTCATCCCGCTGCCCAAGCCGTCCATCGACACGGGCGCGGGCCTGGAGCGCATGGCGTCCGTCGTCCAGGGCAAGCGCTCCAACTACGACACGGACCTGTTCCAGGACATCCTCGCGAAGGTGAGCGAGCTGGTGGGCAAGCCGTACACGCAGGAGGGCGGAGCCTCCATGCGCGTCATCGCGGACCACAGCCGCGCGGCCGCCTTCCTCATCTCCGACGGCGTGCAGCCCTCCAACGAGGGCCGCGGCTACGTGCTGCGCCGCATCATGCGCCGCGCCATCCGCCACGGCTCGCTGCTGGGGCTGGAGGAGATGTTCTTCTTCAAGGTGGTGGACCGCGTCATCGAGCTGATGGGCGGCGCCTTCCCCGAGCTGCGCGAGAGCCGCACCTTCACCCTCGAGGTGTGCCGCCACGAGGAGGAGAGCTTCCGGCGCACGCTCAACCGCGGCCTGAAGATGATCGACGAGGAGATCTCCAAGCTGAAGGAGTCCGGCGGCAAGGTGCTCTCCGGCGAGGTGACGTTCTTCCTCCACGACACGCACGGCTTCCCGTGGGACTTGACGCAGATCATCGCCCGCGAGCGTGGCTTCGACGTGGACGTGGAGAAGTACAAGGAGATCATGACCGGCCGCGAGTCGGGCGGGGACAAGCCCATCGGCCCGGGCGCGGCGGTGGGCGCCGTCTACCTGAAGCTCATCGAGAAGCTGGGGGCCACCGAGTTCCTCGGCTACGAGGGCGAGGGCCACGAGGGCGAGGGCTCCGTGCGCGCCATCATCAAGGATGGCCAGGAGGTGCCTCAGGCCTCCGCGGGCGAGAAGGTGGAGCTGGTGCTGGACCGGACGCCCTTCTACGGCGAGTCCGGCGGTCAGATTGGCGACACCGGCCGCATCGTCGGCCACGGCGGCAAGGCGGAGGCGCAGGTGCTCGACGCCACGCGCCCGGTGCAGGGCCTCATCGTCCACCAGGTGGAGGTGAAGCAGGGCTCCTTCAAGGTCGGCGACATGGTGCAGGCGGGCGTGGACAACGAGCGGCGCAAGGCCATCCGCGCCAACCACTCGGCCACCCACCTGATGCACAAGGCGCTCAAGATGGTGCTGGGCGAGCACGTGAAGCAGGCCGGCTCCGTGGTGGCGCCGGACTACCTGCGCTTCGACTACTCGCACTTCGCCGTGCCCACCCCCGAGCAGCTCGATCAGGTGGAGGACCTCGTCAACGGGTGGATCCGCGAGAACGCCGAGTCCCAGACGCGCATCATGAAACTGGACGAGGCCAAGAAGTCCGGCGCGGTGGCCATGTTCGGCGAGAAGTACGGCGAGACGGTGCGCGTCGTCACCGTGCACCCGCAGTCCACCGAGCTGTGCGGCGGCACCCACGTGCGCCGCAGCGGTGACATCGGCCTGTTCAAGATCGTCAGCGAGAGCGGCATCGCCTCGGGCGTGCGCCGCGTCACGGCCGTCACGGGCATCGGCGCGCTCCAGTACCTGCGCGAGACGGAGCGCGAGCTGCGCAAGGCGGCCGATGCGCTGAAGACCACGCCCAAGGAGCTGGTCAAGCGCGTGGAGGCCACCCAGAAGCGCGTGAAGGAGCTGGAGAAGAAGGTCGAGGAGGTGGCCGTGAAGGCGCAGTCGGCCTCCAGCAAGGACCTGCTCGACCAGGCGCGCGAGGTGAACGGCATCAAGGTTCTGGCCACGCGCGTGGACCCGGCCGACGACAAGGCCTACCGCGGACTGGCGGACCAGCTGCGTGACCGGATCCGCTCGGGCGTCATCGCCATCGGCGGCGAGAAGGACGGCAAGGCGCTCATCCTCGTGGCAGCCACCAAGGACCTGGTGGCCAAGGGCTTCAGCGCCGGTGACTTCGTGCGCGAGATGGCCAAGGAGGTGGGTGGCAAGGGCGGCGGCAAGCCGGACATGGCGCAGGCCGGCGGCCCCGATGCCTCCAAGCTGCCCGCGGCGCTCGACAAGCTGTACGAGCTGGTGAAGGGCCGGGCATGA
- a CDS encoding HEAT repeat domain-containing protein: MRLLTIALLLLALPALAQVDARVAFLTKQLEKGKDPRARSQAALVLGATEEPEAVQPLCTGLGDASELVRAAAAKGLATLREMAGLDCLKKHKETDAATLVAVREAIKALEDFKARPPRIYVDFTGVKDKTGALPAQLVKVTEERLKRRLIQAGALLAPAKEPKKAAQGVLKKHNISGFRLSAEIQTTESGGLRIALLCLSYPDLALLGQVDVQASGAGPEDLLKALVPKAIQDVAQTFEWKT; this comes from the coding sequence ATGCGGTTGCTGACCATTGCGCTCCTGCTGTTGGCCCTGCCTGCCCTGGCGCAGGTGGATGCCCGCGTGGCCTTCCTCACGAAGCAGCTCGAGAAGGGCAAGGATCCCCGCGCCCGCTCCCAGGCGGCCCTGGTGCTGGGCGCCACCGAGGAGCCCGAGGCCGTCCAGCCCTTGTGCACGGGGCTGGGGGATGCCAGCGAGCTGGTCCGCGCCGCCGCCGCCAAGGGGCTGGCCACGCTGCGGGAGATGGCCGGGCTGGACTGCCTGAAGAAGCACAAGGAGACGGACGCGGCCACCCTGGTGGCCGTCCGCGAGGCCATCAAGGCGCTCGAGGACTTCAAGGCCCGGCCCCCGCGCATCTACGTGGACTTCACCGGCGTGAAGGACAAGACCGGCGCGCTGCCGGCGCAGCTGGTGAAGGTCACCGAGGAGCGCCTCAAGCGGCGGCTCATCCAGGCCGGCGCGCTGCTGGCTCCAGCCAAGGAGCCGAAGAAGGCCGCCCAGGGCGTCCTCAAGAAGCACAACATCTCCGGCTTCCGCCTCAGCGCGGAGATCCAGACCACCGAGAGCGGAGGGTTGCGTATCGCACTTCTCTGCCTCAGCTATCCGGATCTGGCCCTGCTCGGTCAGGTAGACGTGCAGGCGAGCGGAGCCGGTCCCGAAGACCTCCTCAAGGCGCTGGTGCCCAAGGCCATCCAGGACGTCGCGCAAACCTTCGAGTGGAAGACATGA